One Bacteroidota bacterium genomic window carries:
- a CDS encoding HAMP domain-containing protein, with translation MKNLNIAQKLIVGFSIIILLFGICITYTLIDLRTLQELQDESVKRAADGIVIEEAAGMSDRLLQVFAITLISLDGKAFSSKWEAVTNEVREDLESIKAIADTEKEEELLQQAGVEIQKIVLVYDEMVKQLNNGIIDKDAFMSLFNQAQDAAQEAHDDLLMIEESVGGEIKIAHEEYIRKSNSVYYVSLFLALLSIVVSVILVVTLVNYIAKPLKSAMGFANAISNGDLTKSLAINQQDETGKLVLALDQMNIKLREVVGSVISGMQSIAAASQQLSSTAQVLSQGASEQASSIEEVSSTMEEIASNIYQNTENSQQTEKISIEANNGIKEVADRASRAVMANKEIATKITVVNDIAFQTNILALNAAVEAARAGEHGRGFAVVAAEVRKLAERSKLAAEEIVNLAGNSLELAQGAGSVMMNTIPKIENTTKLVQEISASSAEQSNGATQVNNAIQQLNNVTQQTAAASEELATSAEEMAGQVQTLTEIISFFKTDNQSKAGSKNKLFQPAGRSGFLQTSAKHPKSTGAKIVLSPKENDADFENF, from the coding sequence ATGAAAAATCTGAACATTGCCCAGAAACTGATAGTTGGTTTTAGCATCATTATTCTTCTATTTGGTATTTGCATTACCTATACGCTCATTGATTTAAGAACCCTACAGGAACTGCAGGACGAAAGTGTAAAGCGTGCTGCCGATGGTATTGTAATTGAAGAAGCTGCGGGCATGAGCGATCGTCTTTTGCAGGTTTTTGCCATCACCCTGATTAGTCTTGATGGCAAAGCTTTCTCCTCAAAGTGGGAAGCAGTGACAAATGAAGTCAGAGAAGATTTAGAAAGCATAAAAGCTATAGCAGATACCGAAAAAGAGGAGGAGTTATTGCAACAGGCTGGTGTTGAGATACAAAAAATTGTACTAGTTTATGACGAGATGGTCAAACAATTAAACAATGGGATAATCGATAAAGATGCCTTTATGAGTTTATTTAACCAGGCTCAGGACGCAGCTCAGGAAGCTCACGATGATTTGTTGATGATTGAGGAGAGTGTTGGCGGGGAAATTAAGATTGCTCATGAAGAATATATACGCAAAAGTAACTCGGTGTATTATGTATCCTTGTTTCTCGCACTTTTGTCCATTGTGGTATCGGTAATTCTGGTTGTTACCCTTGTCAATTATATTGCTAAACCGTTAAAATCTGCCATGGGGTTTGCCAATGCAATTTCTAATGGCGATTTAACTAAAAGCCTTGCAATCAATCAGCAAGATGAAACAGGAAAATTGGTGTTAGCCCTCGATCAAATGAACATAAAACTTCGGGAGGTTGTAGGGTCGGTAATTAGTGGCATGCAATCGATTGCTGCTGCCAGCCAGCAATTAAGCAGTACAGCCCAGGTATTATCGCAGGGAGCCAGCGAACAGGCTTCTTCAATAGAAGAGGTTTCTTCAACCATGGAAGAAATTGCCTCGAACATTTATCAGAACACAGAAAACTCTCAACAAACCGAGAAAATTTCGATTGAGGCCAATAATGGAATTAAAGAAGTAGCCGACAGGGCTTCGCGGGCAGTTATGGCGAATAAAGAAATTGCAACTAAAATTACTGTCGTAAACGATATAGCTTTTCAAACGAATATTCTTGCCCTTAATGCAGCGGTAGAAGCTGCCAGGGCTGGTGAACATGGCAGAGGCTTTGCTGTGGTAGCTGCCGAAGTTCGTAAACTAGCCGAACGCAGCAAGCTTGCGGCCGAAGAGATCGTTAACCTTGCTGGAAATAGTTTGGAACTGGCCCAGGGTGCCGGATCGGTTATGATGAATACCATTCCGAAAATTGAAAATACCACTAAGCTTGTGCAGGAGATTAGCGCCTCCAGTGCAGAACAGAGCAATGGTGCTACCCAGGTTAATAATGCCATTCAGCAGCTCAATAACGTTACCCAGCAAACGGCTGCTGCCAGCGAAGAGCTTGCCACCAGTGCCGAAGAGATGGCCGGTCAGGTGCAAACTCTTACCGAGATAATCAGTTTCTTTAAAACGGATAACCAATCGAAAGCTGGTTCGAAAAACAAGTTGTTTCAGCCAGCCGGAAGATCTGGTTTTTTACAAACCTCAGCCAAACATCCCAAAAGTACTGGAGCCAAAATTGTGTTGTCGCCAAAAGAAAATGATGCAGACTTTGAAAACTTTTAG
- a CDS encoding hemerythrin family protein: MIPHTFNWEEILYTGHTVIDSQHRKLVDLLNSLITAYSLSNEKAVITKILFELEDYAHFHFLEEETLLSRMEHYPTHEHLKEHKEFTRRINELKFDYVSDNRMVVPELIDYLKNWIKNHILGIDKVELTALLRYEVGLEVS, from the coding sequence ATGATACCTCATACCTTTAATTGGGAAGAAATTCTTTATACCGGCCATACTGTCATTGATAGCCAGCATCGCAAACTTGTTGATTTGCTCAATTCACTTATTACGGCTTATTCACTTAGTAACGAGAAAGCTGTTATCACCAAAATACTTTTTGAGTTAGAGGATTATGCACATTTTCATTTTCTCGAAGAAGAAACGCTGTTGTCTCGCATGGAACATTATCCAACCCACGAACATCTTAAAGAGCATAAAGAATTTACCCGAAGAATTAATGAATTAAAGTTCGATTATGTATCAGATAACCGGATGGTAGTGCCCGAACTAATTGATTACCTGAAGAACTGGATTAAAAACCATATTCTGGGTATCGATAAAGTCGAGCTCACAGCCTTATTGCGCTATGAGGTTGGTTTGGAAGTATCATAA
- a CDS encoding carbohydrate porin: MGEYFSNLSGGIKTGRTYQGLLDFGVRLNTNHLGLWKQGEFFALIENTHGGSPSANYLGDLQVASNIDNGDFTYLYELWYQHQFERLRLRAGLMDLNSDFVVSESAGNFLNSSFGVLSTMPLNMPAPIFPLTALGLLADYSVSEKLALKAAIYDGNPGDYENNRYNIEWNISNNDGFLYAFESHYQYSFATAYQGSIKLGGVYHSGRFNYQVDTLRQGVGNYALHLIAENTLIPKPEGEKGKLDAFFRLGYAPDQQKSLNSLNTIAGLCLTGLFSRAANDQLGLAFTHAKINRKVLEIYPFDPFELAIEVNYTLLLGKHFSIHPDFQYIINPGVNSELENAVAFFLRFVVTN, translated from the coding sequence GTGGGAGAATATTTTTCTAATCTTTCGGGGGGCATTAAAACCGGCCGAACCTATCAGGGGCTGCTCGATTTTGGTGTAAGATTGAATACAAACCATCTGGGTCTATGGAAACAGGGTGAGTTCTTTGCCCTTATCGAAAATACCCATGGAGGTTCTCCCTCAGCCAACTACCTGGGCGACCTGCAAGTGGCTTCCAATATCGATAATGGCGATTTTACCTATTTGTACGAATTATGGTACCAACATCAATTCGAAAGGCTTCGTTTGCGTGCGGGGCTCATGGATCTGAACAGTGATTTTGTAGTATCCGAATCCGCTGGTAATTTTCTGAACAGCTCTTTTGGAGTCCTTTCTACAATGCCACTTAATATGCCTGCGCCAATTTTTCCGCTCACTGCATTGGGTTTGCTGGCCGACTATTCAGTTTCAGAAAAACTTGCCCTAAAGGCCGCCATTTATGATGGTAATCCGGGCGATTATGAGAACAATCGTTATAACATCGAATGGAATATCAGTAACAACGATGGCTTTTTATATGCTTTCGAAAGCCATTATCAATATAGCTTTGCGACTGCCTATCAGGGAAGTATTAAACTGGGGGGAGTATATCATTCGGGCCGTTTTAATTACCAGGTCGATACTCTTCGGCAGGGTGTGGGTAACTATGCCTTGCATCTGATAGCAGAAAACACTTTAATACCGAAACCTGAAGGCGAAAAAGGAAAACTCGATGCCTTTTTTCGGCTTGGTTATGCTCCCGATCAGCAGAAAAGTTTGAACAGTTTGAATACCATTGCCGGCTTATGCCTTACCGGCCTGTTTTCAAGAGCTGCCAACGACCAATTGGGGCTGGCATTTACGCATGCTAAAATTAACCGGAAGGTGCTGGAGATTTATCCTTTCGATCCGTTTGAATTGGCAATCGAAGTCAATTACACCCTTTTATTAGGAAAGCATTTCAGCATCCATCCCGATTTTCAATACATCATTAATCCGGGCGTGAATAGTGAGCTCGAAAATGCTGTGGCATTCTTTCTTCGGTTTGTGGTTACAAACTAA
- a CDS encoding class I SAM-dependent methyltransferase, with protein sequence MGTFQQFFDLFLAELEQNSQIRHYHRLLNNKKSYAFRRAYYQQRLEYVVKSVTKPGSKILDVGCGYGTTSLMLAFMGHKVTGTTLEYYFSEIENRLDYWAPYLDKSLVEFKYENILRSNYAPGTFDYIVAQDTLHHIEPIDQAMKVFYTILQPEGKLIVSEENGNNLINNLKRFKERGYNRIVEVYDETLGENILFGNENTRSLKAWKGIFANRNFKIDPQQIEYIRVYPPFLFNKKPMEVIIEKEKVLAQKSRILREYFFFGINFTASKTQKAEKCAG encoded by the coding sequence ATGGGTACTTTTCAGCAATTCTTCGATCTTTTTCTTGCCGAACTTGAACAAAACAGTCAGATCAGGCATTACCACCGCCTATTGAACAATAAAAAAAGCTATGCTTTCCGCCGGGCTTATTACCAGCAGCGTCTTGAATACGTGGTAAAATCAGTTACTAAACCTGGCTCCAAAATTCTCGACGTAGGGTGCGGATACGGCACCACCTCGCTTATGCTGGCATTTATGGGACATAAAGTTACCGGCACCACACTCGAATATTATTTTTCGGAAATTGAAAACCGACTCGATTATTGGGCTCCTTACCTCGATAAAAGCCTGGTAGAATTTAAATACGAAAATATATTACGTTCAAATTATGCTCCCGGCACCTTCGACTACATTGTGGCGCAGGATACCCTGCACCATATCGAACCCATTGACCAGGCCATGAAGGTGTTTTACACCATCCTTCAACCCGAGGGCAAACTTATTGTCAGCGAAGAAAACGGCAATAACCTCATCAACAACCTCAAACGTTTCAAAGAAAGAGGGTATAATCGCATAGTTGAAGTGTATGATGAGACCCTGGGCGAAAATATTCTATTTGGCAACGAAAATACCCGCAGCCTCAAGGCATGGAAAGGTATTTTTGCGAACCGTAATTTTAAAATAGATCCGCAGCAGATTGAATACATCCGGGTTTACCCGCCTTTTCTGTTTAACAAAAAACCCATGGAAGTGATTATCGAAAAGGAAAAGGTTCTGGCGCAAAAAAGTCGCATTTTACGTGAGTATTTCTTCTTTGGTATCAACTTTACAGCAAGTAAAACACAAAAAGCAGAAAAGTGTGCCGGGTGA
- a CDS encoding SLC13 family permease: MDFQWIIVLAVILAMLYFLAREHLRPGIILFSALTVLIATGIISPEEALVGFSNKGMLTVFVLFFVSEGIRQTGALNLLVRYFLPKKKGLIPFLLLKMMLPIAAISAFLNNTPIVVIFAPVIKKWSEKLRLPPSKFLIPLSYATILGGMCTLIGTSTNLVVHGLMLENGFGGLSMFELGKIGVFVTLFGIIYIAFAAPFLLPGKRLSKKEFESAKKNYYYNVIIPAGSPFIGKKIVNGHFPEHREIFVTMVEHKGTSNEATSGETKLNAGDKLVIMGGENIMETLISLPGVDIEDYENIDIHFRSRKLMKIEAVVSESSPLTGLSLKEFDFFKYYRGIVAAINRNGEKITTHTGDVVIQSGDCLVIIATPVFLDRWQGSNDFYLLSEKGELEVPQSKLKIWFATGLTIAMILGATLSDKIPALNGTKIDMFFMAALVAMIMFWTKIMSARNYTGVVSWDVLITIACAFGISKGVQNSGLADGIANQMIGLTKDIGPITVMAAIYLLTTIFTEIITNNAAVALMFPIAMSAAIQMNVNAHPFFIAIAIAASASFATPIGYQTNMIVQGIGEYKFKDFLRIGIPLNIIVMIISIFLIPVFWKF; encoded by the coding sequence ATGGATTTTCAGTGGATTATTGTATTAGCGGTTATACTGGCCATGCTTTATTTCCTGGCCAGAGAGCACCTGCGTCCTGGAATTATTTTGTTCTCAGCGCTAACCGTGTTAATTGCCACAGGAATAATAAGCCCCGAAGAAGCCCTGGTGGGTTTTTCGAACAAAGGAATGCTTACTGTATTTGTACTTTTCTTTGTTTCGGAAGGTATACGTCAGACCGGAGCACTCAACCTTTTAGTACGCTACTTTTTACCGAAAAAGAAAGGACTAATCCCCTTCTTACTCTTAAAAATGATGTTGCCGATTGCGGCTATATCGGCCTTTCTGAATAACACACCAATAGTGGTAATTTTTGCCCCAGTAATTAAAAAGTGGTCCGAAAAACTTCGTCTGCCTCCCTCAAAATTTCTTATTCCGCTTTCGTATGCCACCATACTGGGGGGCATGTGCACCCTTATTGGCACCTCTACCAACCTGGTAGTGCATGGTTTGATGCTCGAAAACGGATTTGGTGGTTTAAGTATGTTTGAACTTGGTAAAATCGGAGTGTTTGTAACCCTTTTTGGAATTATTTACATTGCTTTTGCTGCACCCTTTCTTTTACCCGGAAAACGGCTCAGCAAAAAGGAGTTTGAGAGTGCAAAGAAAAACTACTATTACAATGTCATCATTCCTGCGGGAAGTCCGTTTATCGGAAAAAAGATAGTAAACGGCCATTTCCCCGAACACAGGGAGATATTTGTAACCATGGTCGAGCATAAGGGCACATCGAACGAAGCAACCTCTGGCGAAACAAAACTGAATGCCGGAGATAAGCTGGTGATTATGGGAGGTGAGAACATCATGGAAACGCTCATTTCCCTGCCCGGAGTGGATATTGAAGATTATGAAAATATCGACATCCATTTCCGTAGCCGCAAACTTATGAAGATAGAAGCTGTAGTATCGGAAAGCTCTCCGCTGACCGGACTAAGCCTCAAAGAATTTGACTTTTTTAAGTATTACCGCGGCATAGTAGCTGCCATTAACCGCAACGGCGAAAAAATAACCACCCATACCGGTGATGTGGTGATACAATCGGGCGATTGCCTGGTAATAATTGCTACACCGGTATTTCTCGATCGTTGGCAAGGTTCGAACGATTTTTACCTGCTGTCGGAGAAAGGTGAGTTGGAAGTTCCTCAAAGCAAACTAAAAATCTGGTTTGCCACAGGGTTAACAATAGCCATGATTTTAGGTGCCACGCTCAGCGATAAAATTCCGGCACTCAATGGTACCAAGATCGATATGTTTTTTATGGCAGCCCTGGTAGCCATGATCATGTTCTGGACCAAAATAATGTCGGCGCGCAACTATACCGGAGTAGTAAGCTGGGATGTGCTCATTACCATTGCCTGTGCATTTGGAATCAGTAAGGGTGTGCAAAATTCTGGACTAGCAGATGGCATTGCCAACCAGATGATTGGTCTTACAAAGGACATTGGCCCGATTACGGTAATGGCTGCTATCTATCTGCTTACTACAATTTTTACCGAGATCATTACCAACAATGCGGCAGTAGCCTTAATGTTCCCCATTGCCATGTCGGCAGCCATACAAATGAATGTAAATGCACATCCGTTTTTTATTGCCATTGCCATTGCGGCATCGGCAAGCTTTGCAACCCCCATAGGTTACCAGACGAACATGATTGTGCAAGGTATTGGTGAATATAAGTTCAAGGATTTCTTACGAATTGGTATTCCTTTGAATATCATCGTAATGATCATTAGCATTTTTCTTATTCCTGTTTTCTGGAAATTCTAG
- a CDS encoding LytTR family transcriptional regulator, with protein sequence MSDNTIDRFTTLAREHFKLYLSIGLSVFLFILFFQPFEVEVFDFENILLFYTGFGFIVFIFLIVLLAVFQSLFAQDRDAQVENSILIYFYHFSLFASTSLAFLFYLRYVGQVPITFILTIKAILICMSCAVVLYFRRTYSQTQSRYRNLLIENKVLHNKLNQLSDTFSSKYVELISENISDNFRIQLSSIVFLKSADNYVEVSYLEGEELRKKLLRTTLKILEQQLKEYGNFIRTHRTCIVNAQYIERIQKKLNSIWLILSETKELIPVSRQYLMSVKDML encoded by the coding sequence ATGTCAGATAATACAATCGACCGTTTTACCACTCTTGCCAGAGAGCATTTTAAGCTTTACCTGAGCATAGGTCTTTCGGTATTTCTTTTTATACTTTTCTTTCAACCTTTTGAAGTCGAGGTTTTTGATTTTGAAAATATTTTATTGTTTTATACGGGTTTCGGTTTCATTGTTTTTATTTTTCTTATCGTCCTTCTGGCTGTTTTTCAATCGCTTTTCGCACAAGACAGAGATGCCCAGGTTGAAAATTCTATACTTATTTACTTTTACCACTTTAGCCTATTCGCTTCTACAAGTCTTGCATTTCTATTTTATCTTCGCTATGTGGGACAAGTACCCATTACATTCATTCTCACTATCAAGGCTATACTTATTTGCATGAGTTGCGCTGTGGTTTTATACTTCCGCAGAACCTATTCTCAAACTCAATCGCGATACAGGAACCTTCTCATTGAAAACAAGGTGCTTCACAATAAACTAAATCAGTTGTCCGATACTTTTTCCAGCAAATACGTTGAGCTGATCTCGGAAAATATTTCTGATAATTTCCGCATTCAACTATCTTCCATCGTGTTTCTTAAATCGGCCGACAATTATGTCGAAGTCAGTTATCTCGAGGGAGAAGAGCTTCGCAAAAAACTTTTACGCACCACCCTTAAAATTCTCGAACAGCAACTTAAAGAATACGGAAATTTTATTCGTACTCACCGTACCTGCATAGTTAATGCGCAATACATCGAACGCATCCAAAAAAAGTTGAACTCTATTTGGTTAATACTATCGGAAACCAAAGAGTTAATACCCGTTTCCCGGCAATATTTAATGTCGGTAAAAGACATGCTATGA
- a CDS encoding B12-binding domain-containing radical SAM protein: MNVLLVYPKYPDTYWGFKHALKFISKKAAVPPLGLITVSAMLPNGWNKKLVDLNIENLNDKDLDWADYVFISSMYVQKESVDLVLDRCTRHKVKIVAGGPLFTQEYQNYPQVHHFILNEAEITLPPFLRDLETGRQPDRIYQTDSYADMHQSPVPDYQLLNLKAYALMNVQVSRGCPYACDFCEITALLGRKVRMKSTRQLLDELEVLYNLNWRGTVAVVDDNFIGRKSVIKNELLPGLIDWMKAHKYPFQFSAQSSIELADDELLLERIRQAGFVSAFIGIETPDELALQQCHKVQNENRDLIQNVKKIQNAGLQVSGGFIVGFDSDTPSIFQRQIDFIQNSGIVSAMVGLLNAPKNTNLYRQMEKEDRLTIEATGSNTDFTMNFKPKMNNLVLMEGYHRIIRNIYSEKPYYKRIRVFFRNYKPAKKVKVKLDITRIMAFFRSVIIIGIFNKGRGEYWKFLLWTLFRKPELFTDAVVFTVYGYHYRTIYGLRKAGN, encoded by the coding sequence ATGAATGTATTACTGGTATATCCAAAGTATCCTGATACCTATTGGGGCTTCAAGCATGCATTGAAATTTATTTCGAAAAAAGCTGCCGTGCCTCCTTTAGGTTTGATTACTGTTTCGGCCATGCTACCGAATGGTTGGAATAAAAAGCTGGTAGACCTTAACATAGAAAACTTGAATGATAAAGACCTTGACTGGGCCGACTATGTGTTTATCAGCAGCATGTATGTCCAAAAAGAATCGGTCGATTTGGTACTTGACCGTTGTACGCGGCACAAAGTGAAAATAGTGGCCGGGGGCCCTTTGTTCACGCAAGAATATCAGAATTATCCGCAGGTACATCATTTTATACTAAACGAGGCCGAGATAACCCTGCCTCCATTTCTGCGCGACCTTGAAACTGGCAGGCAGCCCGATAGGATCTATCAAACCGACAGTTATGCCGATATGCATCAATCGCCGGTGCCGGACTATCAATTGCTCAACCTCAAGGCTTATGCCCTTATGAATGTGCAAGTGTCGAGGGGTTGCCCTTATGCCTGCGATTTTTGCGAAATAACCGCACTACTTGGCCGTAAAGTCAGGATGAAAAGCACCAGACAACTATTGGATGAACTTGAAGTACTCTATAATTTGAATTGGAGAGGAACAGTTGCTGTCGTCGATGACAACTTTATAGGGCGCAAATCGGTAATTAAAAACGAGCTCTTACCCGGTCTGATCGATTGGATGAAAGCACATAAGTATCCTTTTCAGTTTAGTGCACAATCCTCTATCGAACTGGCTGACGATGAGCTATTACTTGAAAGAATAAGACAAGCTGGTTTTGTATCTGCATTTATAGGTATAGAAACACCAGACGAATTGGCACTTCAGCAATGCCATAAAGTACAAAACGAAAACAGAGATTTAATTCAGAATGTAAAGAAAATCCAAAACGCAGGCTTGCAGGTTTCTGGTGGTTTTATTGTAGGTTTCGACAGCGACACGCCATCTATTTTTCAGCGCCAGATCGATTTTATCCAAAACAGCGGCATTGTATCGGCAATGGTGGGTTTGCTCAATGCCCCCAAAAACACCAACCTCTACCGTCAGATGGAAAAAGAAGACCGCCTGACCATAGAAGCCACTGGAAGCAATACCGATTTTACTATGAATTTTAAACCAAAGATGAATAATTTGGTTTTAATGGAGGGCTATCATAGAATTATCCGAAATATTTATTCCGAAAAGCCATATTATAAACGAATAAGGGTTTTCTTTAGAAATTATAAACCAGCGAAAAAAGTAAAAGTAAAACTCGATATTACTCGAATCATGGCATTTTTCCGATCAGTAATTATTATAGGGATTTTCAATAAAGGCAGGGGCGAATACTGGAAATTTCTGCTTTGGACTCTCTTTAGAAAGCCTGAGTTATTTACAGATGCTGTAGTATTTACAGTTTACGGATATCATTATCGCACAATTTATGGTTTGCGCAAAGCAGGGAATTAA
- a CDS encoding acyl-CoA desaturase, with protein MKTYKFSAENTEFITELRKEVKEYFTKNKLQQYGNYRIIIKSVVMTVLYFVPYGLMVSGLVPSVWMSLLAWFLMGIGMAGLGMVTMHDANHNSFSGNKNVNRWVGKSLYLLGGFPPNWRFQHNTLHHGYTNIDGQDEDIAHVGVLRFSPHQPLKGVHKYQYLYAWLLYSLMTISWITAKDFKRFSQYKSQQAPLSDKSYNQLFTELLLSKVVYYTLFLILPLIIIPFAWYWILAGFLLMHLTGGFILTIIFQTAHVVPTSEYPLPDGEGRMDNSWAIHQLHTTADFAPDSKLLSWYIGGLNYQIEHHLFPNISHVHYKAISGLVQKAAQKHGVPYYVNKSFFKALVEHGRMLKLLGKIDLVKAPVPVQVGLAV; from the coding sequence ATGAAAACATATAAATTTTCCGCTGAAAACACCGAATTCATTACGGAGCTTAGAAAAGAAGTAAAGGAATACTTTACCAAAAATAAACTTCAACAATATGGTAATTACCGCATTATTATTAAATCTGTGGTAATGACAGTCTTGTATTTTGTACCCTATGGCCTTATGGTTTCCGGACTGGTACCTTCGGTGTGGATGTCTCTTCTGGCTTGGTTTCTTATGGGCATTGGCATGGCAGGCCTTGGTATGGTAACCATGCACGATGCGAATCATAATTCCTTCTCCGGAAATAAAAATGTAAACCGATGGGTGGGTAAATCCCTGTATCTGCTGGGTGGTTTTCCTCCAAATTGGCGTTTTCAGCACAATACCCTTCACCACGGATACACCAATATCGATGGACAGGATGAGGATATTGCTCATGTGGGTGTCCTGCGTTTTTCGCCACACCAACCCTTAAAAGGAGTGCATAAATATCAATACCTTTATGCCTGGCTGTTGTATTCATTGATGACTATATCGTGGATTACAGCCAAAGACTTTAAAAGGTTTTCGCAGTATAAGAGTCAGCAAGCTCCTTTGAGCGATAAAAGCTATAACCAACTGTTTACAGAGTTGTTGCTGTCGAAAGTGGTTTATTACACTTTGTTTCTGATCCTTCCCTTGATTATTATTCCTTTTGCCTGGTATTGGATTCTGGCAGGTTTTTTACTTATGCACTTAACCGGAGGATTTATTCTTACCATCATCTTTCAAACTGCTCATGTGGTGCCAACTTCGGAGTATCCTTTACCCGATGGCGAAGGTCGAATGGACAATAGCTGGGCCATACATCAATTGCATACCACAGCTGATTTTGCCCCAGATAGCAAATTGCTCTCGTGGTATATCGGAGGTTTAAACTACCAGATCGAACACCACTTGTTTCCGAATATCAGTCATGTTCATTATAAAGCTATTTCCGGGCTGGTGCAAAAAGCTGCCCAGAAACACGGAGTTCCTTATTATGTCAATAAAAGCTTCTTTAAAGCTTTAGTTGAGCATGGCCGTATGCTCAAGCTTTTAGGTAAAATTGATCTTGTAAAAGCGCCGGTTCCAGTTCAGGTTGGCCTGGCGGTATAG
- a CDS encoding type II toxin-antitoxin system RelE/ParE family toxin, producing MDRTIKLSKRTTRKLEKLLEYLESEWSEKVKKDFIKKLDRSLNLIQGNPDSFEKTAIVKGLHRCVITKQTTIYYRYDKNFINIVTLFDTRQDHKNVKKEVR from the coding sequence ATGGATAGGACCATAAAACTATCCAAAAGGACAACTAGAAAGCTGGAAAAACTACTTGAGTATCTTGAGAGTGAATGGTCTGAAAAGGTAAAGAAAGATTTTATTAAAAAACTTGATAGATCATTAAACTTAATACAAGGAAATCCTGATAGTTTTGAGAAAACAGCAATTGTAAAAGGATTACATCGGTGTGTAATAACAAAACAGACCACAATATATTACCGCTATGATAAGAATTTTATAAATATTGTGACGTTATTTGATACAAGACAAGATCACAAAAATGTAAAGAAAGAGGTTCGGTAA
- a CDS encoding sugar MFS transporter: MAANISVPSAQINSTTELRNTFPMVILTSLFFLWGFITCLNDILIPHLMNIFKLGYTEGMLVQFVFFTAYAVMSLPSGSLVRRIGYKHGIVLGLVVAGLGALLFYPAAGTKSYGFFLFAFFILATGITLLQVSANPYVSVLGTAETASSRLTLTQAFNSLGTTLAPIFGSILILAVAIEGASEAQHASAVQGPYLGIAAVLFLLAATIAIIKLPIISTHESANNQTDITNNIKTRPKTAWGYKHLVLGAIGIFVYVGAEVSIGSFLVKFLSLPEIGGITEKEGGKMISYYWGGAMVGRFIGAAIMQKFNPGKLLGINSLVALLLVLLTMMTSGNISMWFILSVGLFNSIMFPTIFTLAINKLGLQTAQGSGILCMAIAGGAIIPLMQGLIADSSIGLHHSFILPVLCYAYIAFYGFKGHKVI; encoded by the coding sequence ATGGCAGCAAATATCTCAGTACCCAGCGCGCAAATAAACTCGACCACAGAATTGCGTAACACATTCCCTATGGTAATTTTAACTTCATTGTTTTTTCTTTGGGGCTTTATTACCTGCCTAAACGATATTCTTATTCCGCATTTAATGAATATTTTCAAGCTAGGGTACACAGAAGGTATGCTTGTACAGTTTGTATTTTTTACTGCCTATGCAGTGATGTCTTTACCATCGGGCTCGCTCGTCCGGCGAATTGGGTATAAACATGGTATCGTGTTAGGTTTAGTCGTTGCCGGACTGGGAGCTTTATTATTCTATCCTGCTGCCGGAACCAAATCGTATGGATTCTTCTTATTTGCTTTCTTTATACTGGCAACTGGCATAACCCTATTGCAGGTATCAGCCAATCCGTATGTATCTGTGCTTGGGACAGCCGAAACAGCATCGAGCCGGTTAACCTTAACCCAGGCATTTAATTCACTTGGTACCACGCTGGCTCCAATTTTTGGTTCTATTCTAATTTTGGCTGTAGCTATAGAAGGGGCTTCAGAAGCCCAACATGCCAGCGCAGTGCAGGGACCTTACCTTGGAATAGCCGCAGTATTATTTTTACTTGCCGCAACAATAGCAATAATTAAATTACCCATTATTTCCACCCATGAAAGTGCCAATAACCAGACTGACATCACAAATAATATAAAAACTCGACCTAAAACTGCCTGGGGCTACAAGCACTTAGTACTAGGTGCCATTGGTATTTTTGTGTATGTTGGGGCTGAGGTTTCGATTGGCAGCTTTTTAGTTAAGTTTTTAAGTTTACCGGAAATCGGAGGTATTACCGAGAAAGAAGGAGGAAAAATGATCTCCTATTATTGGGGTGGCGCCATGGTAGGACGATTTATTGGTGCAGCCATAATGCAAAAGTTTAATCCAGGCAAATTACTTGGTATAAATAGTTTGGTTGCTTTGTTACTGGTTTTGTTAACCATGATGACATCGGGCAATATATCTATGTGGTTTATCCTTTCTGTTGGGCTATTTAATTCCATTATGTTTCCAACCATTTTTACGCTTGCCATCAATAAACTGGGGTTGCAAACAGCTCAAGGTTCCGGCATTTTATGCATGGCCATTGCAGGGGGAGCAATTATACCGTTAATGCAGGGGCTCATTGCCGATTCAAGTATAGGTTTGCATCATTCTTTTATTCTGCCGGTATTATGCTATGCTTATATTGCCTTTTATGGCTTTAAAGGGCATAAGGTTATTTAG